CCCCCTGATCATCCACAATCGGACAGGCCAGAATGGTTAGGCGCTGCTGCCAGGCACCAGTGGCGGCACTGGGCGAAGCCAGGGGATTGGGGCCAACACCACAAAATTGGCAGGACTCACCCCTAAATAAGTAGGGATAAATTTCAGGGCAGGGAGCATTAGCAATGTTGAAAGTTTTGCCGACGGCTGGGGCTAGATGGGTATTAACTTCGTGGGCGATCGTGGATTGGGTATGGTCAGCATTGTAAATGCCGGTATCACAGGCTTCTACCTGAAGTCCCTGGGCTAACTCTTCAACCGCTGTTTGCAAAATCTGGTGTTCATCGAGGCTATCGCGGACCTTATCAGTAATGCGTTTAAGCCGTGCTTCAAAATCTAGGGCCTGCTGGAGTTGAGCCGTGCGTTCTTGCACTTGCCGATCCAGCGTGGCATTTAATACATTCACTTGCTGATGCAATTCAGCCTGCTGAATGGCGATCGCTAATTGACCCGCCAATTGTTGCAACAGCCGCCCCTCGATCGCCTCCCACCACCGGGGTCCCTGGCAGTGGTGGGCAATCAACAATCCCCAAAGTCGACCACTGTGAATGATCGGCACCACCAACTTCGCCCGCACCTGCAGGCGCTCCAGCATTTCGATATGGCACTCTGAAAAACCCACACTGTAAATATCATTCACCGCATTGACATGGTTATCGTGGTAGGTGCTGCCCTGGGTTTCAACAAAGCAGGAATCCGTAATTTCCAGAGAGAGAATCGGTAACCAACCTGCTGCTACAGACTCGGCCAGAACCACCCCGTGCCAATCAGCAGTAAAGCGGTAGATAATCACGCGATCGGTGTCCAGGAATTGCCGCACTTCTTCGACAGTCGTCTGCAGGATCTGAGTCAGATCAAGGGAGGCGCGGATGTGATAATCGATAAAATGGATCATGCGCTCCCGCTGGAATTCGTACTGCACCTGCGCTTCCGTCTGTTTGCGGGCCGTGATATCGCAAATGTAGCCATGCCAGAGGACACTCCCATCGGCCAATTTTTCCGGCATGGCATGGCCTTCGCGCCATTGCACACCCTTTTCCGGCAGGATCACCCGGTATTCGTCATGCCAGAGGGTCAGGTTGTGAAAGGATTGCCAAATGCCATCAACCACCCACTTCACGTCATCGGGATGTAACCGTGTCAATATAACGCTGGCATCCTCCCGCACCTGCTCAGGCGTCACCTCATAGATCTCACGAATACCTTCGCTGGCATAGGGAAAACAACAACGGCCATCGGGGTAGAGCCGGTATTGATAAACCACCCCCGGCACCTGTTGTAACAGTTTGCGCAACATCTCATCGCGATCGCGCAGGTGTTGATCCATACGCTTGCGATCGGTAACATCCACATAGGTGATGGCCACTCCATATTGTTCTAGGGGAATCGGCGCGGCACTCACATTGAGCCAGCGGACCTGGCCACTGGGTTGCACAACCCCCATCTCAACATTCTCAACCGGCACATTTTCCCGCAAAGCCCGAACACTCGCATATTCCTCAGGGGGCATAGGTGACCCGTCCGGACGAATAATCTGCCAGTTGGGGGCATCGAAATCCCGGCGCAGGTGCTCAGCCGCATCTATCCCCAAAATCCGCTCAGAAGCAGGGTTAACCTCGATCAACTGCCCCTGGGCATCTGTAATGGAAACCCCAATGGGCAACGTCTGGAACAAGATCTGGTATTTCTGCTGGCTTTCGTAAAGGGCTGCCTCAATCCGGACCCGATCGCTGATGTCGATACTGGTGCCAATCAAGCGGTAAATCCGCCCGGTAGCATCGCGCAGCGGGGTGAGTTTGGTTAACCACCAGGTATCCTGTCCTTGAAACGGAAGGCATTCTTCGTAAACGATCGGTTGCCCTGCCAAAACACAACTACGATAGTGGGAGCGGACCGCAGCCGCCACGCTAGGGGGGAAGAAGGCTTCTGGGGTTTGCCCCTGGATATCCTGGTTCCGAATCCCCGTCAGGCGCTCATGGGCAGGGTTGAGACCCGCATAGCGGAAGTGGCCATCGGACAACACATCAACCACAAAAATTGAGACATCACACCCATCGTAAATACTGCGCAAAAAAGCTTCTTGCTCCCGCAGGGTCTGCTCAGCAGCCACGCGATCGCTCACATCCCGACAAATGCCAAAAAGGGCAGGGCGATTCTCCCAACTTCCCAACGCTACTCTCGTTTCTACCGCGATCTCGGTGCCATCCTTGGTCAGCACTGGGATTCTACAGAGGGTACGCTGGCCAGCGAGCATTTCGGCAACGATCGCGACGACCTCTGATCGTTGCTCAGGGGGATGGAGATCCAGGATCGTGAGGGTTTTCAGTTCAGCCTCGGTATAACCCAGCCAGGTTTGCGCAATCCGATTCGCTCGGAGAATATGCCCCGCTGCATCCGCCACAAACACAAAATCTTCTAGCGAGTTAAATAAAATTTCTAACTGAGTCTGGCTCTCCTGCAGGGCGATCTCAGTCTGTTTCTGGGCAGTAATGTCGGTATTGGTTCCGATCATGCGCAGGGGTTCTCCCGCGACTGTCCGGTCCACCACCTCCCCCTGCACCTGAACCCAGCAGTAACTCCCTGCCTCAACCTCGAAACGATACTCACTGCGGAACGGGTGAGTGCCTTCGTGCCAATCGTGCAAATACTGATCGACCGCAGCGATCACCCTGCCCCGGTCATCCGGATGAATGCGCTGCGCCCATTCCCCATAAGTAAACCGAATCTCCGTATCCGTGTGACCCTCTGGAGACGACTGGCGACGATACATCACCATCGTATTGCTAGCCAGATCCCAATCCCAGACAGCATCGCCACTAATAGCCGGTGGATCGTTAGGGGACATCGCAGTGGGACAGGCATGGTCGCCTTCCCAACCCCTATCCCCTGCCCCTGCCGTGACCTTCTCAGGTAGCCGCAAGTCGGCCTGATTAGACTGACGAAGATGGGGGTAATGAGACTGATCAATGGGATCAATGGGATCAATGGGATTGCCAGCGTTGCCAGCGTCAGCCAAGGCTGTCGGCGCAAGCGGTACGATCGTCGGCGACAACCTTGGAAGCAAAGCACGCTGGCGGCCAGACTCGACCTGCGCAGCGTCTCCATCAGCACAATCAGATAGAGCCATCCCCAAGTGCATGGCTACCTGTTGCAAATACTGAATCTCCAAGGACTGCCATTGACGCGGCCCCCTACACTGATGCACAATGAGTGCCCCCCACAAGGTAAGATCATTCGTTAACACCGGCACCACGACCTTAGCCCACACCTGATGCCGCTTGAGCAGGGCACGCTGACAAGCAGGCATGGCTGCGACATAAGCATCTGCAATACTCCTGACCTGACCTTGCTGGAGGCATTCGAGCCAGCTTTGCGCTAGGTCAAGGTCTGGCATCAACGGCTCCACGATCGGGCGCCAGGGACTATTGACCACTTCTGCCTGCACGACCCCTTCCCCCTCCGGCAAAAGGTGATACAGGATGACACGATCGACGTGCAGCGTATCTCGCACCCTTTCCAGCATTTCGTTGAGATGGGCAGCCAAATCGGTACTTTGCGCCAGGGCATGGGCGATCGCTGCGACAGATTCTAGAACGCTTTCTAGGGAGGGGAATGCCCCGGTCATGGGTACTACTACGGATAAATGCGACATTAAGCTTAGAGGATGTGGCAACGATCACGCTAGCAACAATTACATGGGCCATCAGGGGAACGCGATTAGTCCTTGCTTCTGCCAACATGAGAGAAGGAGAGGGAGGACTTTATTCTAATGATACCCACCTACTTAGCCCTTCCATCAGGGGAATCTACCCATTCTTTTGGAAATCATTTTTAAAGCATTTTTTAGAAAACAATTTAAAAACTCCTCCCCTATCATACGGAACTTGATGATCCCAACCCTCTGAGATCCAATTGATCGAAGAATTTAAACATAGGTTTGCAATCAAGCTGCCTGCGATTGCGGTAACACCATCCATAGTCAAAGACAATGCCAACATAGGTCGTATTTATACGGATATTTTCCGCTTGCCTTAATTAGGTGTTCGAGGCAAGGCAACCGAGCGAACCTTGACATTAACAAGACTCACGCCAGTCTGCTAAGCCAGGCAAGCATCACTGTCTAGGAATTGGTGGTGTCGATAAGATTAAGAGACGTAAAGGAGTCATGGTAAACTCAGAAGGCGTGTGAATCTTAAGAAAGATTTAAATTGGACGATTGTCCTGGAAATTGTATGGGTGTTGATCAGTATTCTCTATCTTAGTTGACTGACCAATCTCTTCCCCTTGCGTGAGGAGAGAGAAAAGAGAACGGAGATAGTCACTCAGTTTCCCTCACTTCTCTATCCTCACTCCTCAATCCCTTCCCCCAGAGCGGGCGAGGTGTGGTTCAAGTCTCTTCACCCCTGGTGGGAGCAGGGTGAGGGTGAGGGCAGTGCAAGTGTTGTCAGTCAATCAGACTCTCTAGCTCATCCTAGGCATATTAGTGCTCACAAACCACTGCCGGGGGGTAGCCGCTTCTCCTTGTGGATTGGGAGCTTTATCCAGGATAACTTTGAGGCGATTTTGGCATTGCAGATTTGGCCGAGTGGTCATTAGATTTGGGCGTCGCTGAGTGGGTTGATGAATTTAATTTTAGGGATTTTTTAATTTTAGGGATTTTGATCTGGTCGCAGTGGCTAGGTGGGGTGATCTGGATATTGGGTATCCTCGTCGAGATTAGCTTGCTGACGACGGGGATTTCGGTCATGATGTTTGCGATTGCAGCGCAACATAGCGCAACATGTTGTCTGTGGAGGTCTATGGAGCCACCCTCGATCAGTGCGGCTGCAAGCCATCCGGCTACAACCTGCCCTACCCCTTTCCTCAACCATGAACGACACTGCTATCAAGCACCTCTGGGATTTGATTGGGGCCGCGATCGCCCTCGACCCTGCGGCTTATGAACTTGCGCAAACCCTCCCCGGCGGCACCCAGGCTGCCCTCGTGATCGTCTTGCTGGCTGGGTTATCCCAAACCTTGGGACAGGGAATTATTCTGTTTGCGAATCGGGTTAAACCGTTGCGGTTTGTCTTGAGTATGCTGCTCTCCGCCGGGCTATTTGGCTGTAGTTACTTCTTCTGGAGTTTGAGTACCTGGCTAGTCTGTGACTGGCTGCTACCAGCAGCGGTTCCGTTTCAGGCGATCTACCGTACCCTAGCCCTCGCCTTTGCCCCCCAACTGTTTGGCTTCCTAGTGGCCTTACCCTATGCGGGGGTAACGATCGGGATAGTGATCTCCATCTGGACCCTGCTGTCCTCCGTGCGGGGGTTAGGGGTGGCCCTGGGGTTAGCCATGTGGCCGGCTTTTTGGTGTACCGCCCTAGGCTGGGTTGTTTTCCAAATCCTGCAACGCACGATCGGACGACCCGTCACTGCGATCGCCCGCTGGCTGACGAATCAAACAGCGGGGGTGGTACTGGTGACCAATCGCAAAGCTTGGGAATTCTGGCTAGAAACGGAACATTCCCCGGCAATCTTGGCAGCCACCGGTGGCGCTCGCGAAGCATCTCCCCAGTCGAATCGTCCCCCTAACCGCGATAATCAGTAGCAGGTTACCAACCCTATCACTTGCAACCATGTTTTTGGAACACCCTGCCCCTGGTCCCCGTCGCCTTGCCGTCGAATTTCGCTGGATGGGTTGGCTGGGCTTTTGGCTTCAGTCCTTGTTGGGGTTTGTCCCCATTTTGTTATTGATCTTTGCCCTATTCCTCTACCAGCGTCCAAACCGGGGCACGGTCGGGATTGGCGATGTCTTAGCGTTTGCCTGTCTCATTGCCCTCCTGTTCACGATTTACTGGTGCTTTCGGTATACGCGGGTGGCGATCGACCTCGAAGATCTTAACTTTCGGCCTCGCCGCATGGATGTCATTCGTACCCTCTGGGTAGGGTTGCTCAGTAATGCCGCGGGAATGCTGTGTGCCGTGCTGATTGGGATGGGCAAAGCGGGTACGTTGTTAACCACCATGCTATCCCTGCCCCCAGGGGCGATCACGCTGACCACGCCAGTGGAAGGGGGAACCTTGCTCAATCGCGGACCCGTCATTACGGTTCTGGATATGGTGGCAATGCAGGCGGTGATTAATACGATCGCTGCCGAGTTGGTAGGGATTCTGGTCGCCCTGTGGTTGTTGTATCGCCTGGGCTATCAACAGTCGTGAGGGGGCGGGCAAAGGGGCCATGACTAACGCTAACAAACGGTTTTTTGTTATTCGTATCCCGGAACATGCTTTTTTCTCGACGCTGTTAGGGTTAATTGTCAGTCTCATCGTAGCAATGGGGATGGGGGGAACCATTGTCTTAACCTATCTGTTCCTCGATCGCTGGTTGTATAACCACACCTATCGGCCCACCGCAGCGGAAAGCTTTCAGGGCTGTTCTAAGTTTGACCCACCACCCGGTCAGGTCGTGGTTGCCATGCGTTGGGATACGCGATCGCAGGTCTGTCGCTACCGCACCCGTTCGCGGAACGTCTCCCCCGAAGAATCGCGGCGTGTCTCTGCGGGGGAGGCGGGTCTTCAGCCATCGCCTTAACCCCAGGCAGCGGCCCTTGAGGAATATCAGAGGATGTGAAAAATGATGTCAGTCCTGTTCCGTTCCGGGTGGGAAAGGAGAGACTAGGACTAGGAGATAAGCAGCATCGATCTTAAAAACGACAAAACGACGGGAAATGTTAAGGGTGAGCTGGCTATTGACTCGCGGAAATAGAGCGTAGCGAACTCATCTGCGGTATAAGCACCTGCAAGGGATCGTAACCTATGCCTCCTCGTCCATCACAGGCCCCCCAATCAGGTGAGGCAGTCGATCGTGCCGCCCCCTCCGGACCGGGTTGGTTAAGTCCCCCCATTCAAGCCATGTTTGCCGGTGCCTTTGATGCTCTGCTGGTGGTCGATAATGGGGGCCGCTGTGTGGCCGTCAACCGGGCAGCCTGTGAGCTGTGGGAACTACCCCCCTCTGCCTTGTGCGATCGCGCCATTACCGACTTTACCGACCCCAACGATGCCCTCGGTCGCCTGTGGCCCTTAAGTGTGCACTCAGCAACCCTAGTACGGGGGGAAGGCTGTTTGTACTGTTCCCCCACCCACACCCGGCAGGTGGCCTTTACGCTGGCGATGAACACCTGGCCCGATTACCACCTGTTAACCCTTTGCGATCGCTCACAAGCGTGGCAACCTCATAGGCCAAAGGCATCCCAATACGAACACCGTGAGTACCAGCCCTCCCATTGGCTGGAAATAGCTTTGGACGCGATTCCCGATCCGATTTTTTTGAAGGATGCCCAGGGGCGCTGGCAACTGGTCAATCAGGCAGCCCTCGATCTCTTGCAGTTGACCCGTAGCGATTACCAGGGGCATACCGATGCCGAACTGGCTGAGCAGATGCCGTTCTACCGAGAGGCGCTCCTGGCTTGCATTGGGAGTGATGAAGCTGCCTGGGCGCAACAGGGTTTATGCCGAACTGAAGTAGCCATCCCCCAGCCCACGGGGGAGATGCGCACCTTTGATATTTATAAAGTCCCCCTGTTTCACGTTGATGGCACGCGTCGGGGCATCGTGGTAGTCGGGCACGATATTAGCGATCGCAAACAGGCAGAGACCAACCTGCGGCGCTATGAGCGGATCGTGGCTGCGATCCCTGACGGGATGGCGTTAGTCGATCGCACCTATCACTATCAAGCCATTAACCAGACTTATCTGGATTGGCATCAGAAAACGGCTGAGCAAGTGGTTGGCCATCCGGTTACCGAGATTTTGGGTGAGGAATGTTTTAATCGGGTGATCAAAGCCTATTTAGACAATGCTCTTGCTGGTCAAGTCGTGCATTATCAAGAATGGTTTACCTACCCCAGCCTTGGCCCCCAGTTCATGGGAGTGACCTATGCACCGTGTACAGAGGAAAGCGGGGCGATTGCCGGCGTAGTGATCTACCAACGAATTTTAACCGAACTCAAACGCACAGAAATGACCCTCCAACAACTGGCCAAACGCGAATCACTGCTGGCGACCATTAATAACCGGATGCGCCAAAGCCTGGATCTCAAAAGTATCCTCCAGACGGTGGTGACGGAAGTCCGGACGTTCCTGCAAACCGATCGGGTCCTCGTCTATCGCTTTAACGCCAGTGGCAATGGCACCGTCATCGCCGAATCCGTCGCCGATGGTTGGCTCTCCCTGGCCGGTTTTATGATTGGTGACCCCTGCCTCCAGGAGGATCGCTTACTGGCAACCCTGGCCCAGGGCGAGCCTCGGAATATTCCTGATGTGGGTTGTTCTCGGCTCAACGCTTGCTACCTGGAGATGCTGAGCCAGTTCCAAGTCCGAGCCAATTTAGCTCTGCCCCTGTTGCAAGGCCAGCGCGTGTGGGGGTTGCTGATTGCCCATCACTGTCGATCGCCGCGCCACTGGCAGTCCGAAGAAATTGATTTGCTCAAACAACTCTCTGGCCAATTGGCGATCGCCATTCAACAGTCGGAACTCTACCGTCAGGTCCAGGATCTCAATCAGGATCTGGAACATCAGGTTAGGGTTCGCACCGCAGAACTGCAACAAGCAATCCAGTTTGAAGGGTTGGTTAAGCGGATTACCGATAAGGTGCGCGATAGTCTCGATGAGCAGCAAATTCTCCAAACGGTTGTACAAGAATTAGCTCAGGGGATGGCCATAGAAGGATGTAATACGGGTATCTATAACAAAACCTATACAACTTCAACGATTACGAATGAGTTTATCAAGAATCTCAAAAATATCCAGGGAACCACGATCGCGCTTACCACGGCAGCCTACGCAGACATTTATGCCCATCTGCTACAAGGCAAGACCTGTATCTTTGGGGAGCTATCCCCTAATTCTCTGCGATCGCAGACACGTTTGTTCGCAATCCTAGCCTGCCCGATCGCTGACGATCAAAATATTTTAGGTGACCTCTGGATTTTCAAAGATCGCAGCGCTAGCTTTAATGACCAAGAAATTCGCCTGGTACAACAGGTTGCCAGCCAATGCGCGATCGCCTTGCGTCAAGCACGGCTGTACCAAGCCGCGCAAGCCCAAGTCGCCGAACTGGAACGGCTGAACCAACTAAAAGATGACTTCCTCAGTACCGTCTCCCATGAACTGCGGACCCCTATGTCCAATATCAAAATGGCAACCCAGATGCTAGAGATCCAACTTACCCGTTTGGGTATGTTGGGGAAAGATGCTACTCAGGAAGCCCACACTGCCCAAGTCAATCGTTACTTCACAATTTTGCAGGAAGAATGTCAACGGGAGATAACCCTCATCAACGATTTGCTCGATTTAACCCGTCTGGATGCTAGTCTAGAGCCATTGCATATAATTCCCATTGAATTAAGGGCCTGGATATATCTGATCACAGAACCCTTTAACTACCTGCTGCGATCGCACCAACAAACGCTCGAAATTGCCATTCCACCCACCCTCACCCTAGAAACGGATATTACCTATCTAGAGCGCATTCTACGGGAATTGTTGAATAATGCCTGCAAATACACCCCCCCTGGGGAGATAATTCGCATTACTGCCCAAGAAATGGAGACTGTCAGCGGAACCACGGTGGAACTGCGGATTAGTAATCGGGGGATTGAAATTCCTGCGGCTGAATATGAGCGCATCTTCGAGCGCTTCTATCGTATCCCCAGCCAGGATCGATGGCAACATGGTGGGACAGGTTTAGGGTTAGCCCTCGTGAAGCGATTGGTAGAACGCCTTGGCAGCATAATTTGGGTTGAATCGGCATCAAACCATACCCATTTTGTCATCTGCTTACCGGCCCACCCCTCAGCTTCCCAGCCGGTTGCTTAGCCTGTCAATAACTTGACAATGATAACTTGATAAAAATGAGTCAAAATCCAAACGACCTCAAAGCTCAGCACTGACAGAGTTGACGTCCCCTTTCCCCCAGTCTTCTTCTCGGCTGAGAACAAAACAAGAGGTCGAGAGCGCCCACCCGAATCAGACCTTTACAGAGGAACCCTGCGCATCAGATCACGAATGACATTGTCCTTGACCATCAGCAGGCGCGAGGCTTGTAGTAACAGATCGAGGGCCTGCTCGTGGCTCATCTTATTCAGGGATTCCTCGACTAGTCGCATTTGGAATTGCTGCTCCAGGGAAAGCTCAAAGGTTGCGGGGTCCATGATGCTGTCCTCCTTATCAGTAGGTTGTGTCGATCTAGAGATTCAGGTTATGTCACTGCTGGGGTATGCCCGCCTGCGCACTATACCTGCGTACTATAGTAGACACACTCTCCTACAACCAAACGTGCATTTTTGTGCGTCTTTTTACAAATTTTAACTCAAAAAATCAAGAAACGTCGACATTACCGCTATAGGTGGAACTGACCCGCTACCCATAGGACTTGCTAATGGTTAAGAACACTAAATATAGTGTTTCATCTTGTTACGGTTGCTTTACCTCTCTTGATGGCGATAATCCTGGTTGGGTGAAAGTGGCCGGATCAGGGGCGATCGCGCATGAAGTCATCCCGACAACCTGACGCCGGGGAGGGAATCCCGGATAATAGGAGTACCGTCGCAACGGGATCTCAGTTCACTTACTCAGGACGATATTGTTATGAAGAAGTTTATTTACTGGTTGATGGGGGAGAAGGCTGGTCGCACGATCGTGGGGACCTGGAACTGGCTCTGGGGACTACCGGTTGAATCAGGGGGAGCCGTGGCGGTCTCGGTAGCTGAGGAGTCATTGCAGTCCATGCAGGAGTCGGTACAAAAGCTGGCGCAAGCAGTTGCTACGCAGGTGGCGGCCTATGAGCGAGCCAAGCAAAAGTATGAACAAAAGGCTAAGGAAATGGCCAACCTGGAGCAGCAGGCGATGATAGCCCAACAGGGAGGCAACGAAGAAGCTGCTCGTCTGGCGATGGCAAAGGTGATTCAGATCGAGCAACTGCTACCCCAGTTAGAGGCCCAAGTCCAACAGGCAGATCAGTTTGTCAAAGCCTCTAAGGACAAGCTCAACCGCGAACGCATGAAGCTAGAGCAATACAAGGCTGATATGCAGAATATGAAGGACTTGGCGGAAATTAATGAGGCCCTGGCCGCGATCGCCAAGGTCAATAACGAATTTGATATCGGCTCAGCCCGCTCCCAATTTGAGTCGGCGAAAAATGCTGTTCAGCGGCGCAACTTGCAACAGAAGGCCCTTGCAGAAATCTCGGAAAATCCTGCCGAACAGCTCCAGGCCGATCTCGAACAAATGAGCCTCGATCAGGAGGTCGCCCGTCGTCTACAACAGATGAGTGGTCATTCTGAAGCTGCTAAGCTCCCCCAAGA
This DNA window, taken from Trichothermofontia sichuanensis B231, encodes the following:
- a CDS encoding NblA/ycf18 family protein, with amino-acid sequence MDPATFELSLEQQFQMRLVEESLNKMSHEQALDLLLQASRLLMVKDNVIRDLMRRVPL
- a CDS encoding GAF domain-containing protein: MPPRPSQAPQSGEAVDRAAPSGPGWLSPPIQAMFAGAFDALLVVDNGGRCVAVNRAACELWELPPSALCDRAITDFTDPNDALGRLWPLSVHSATLVRGEGCLYCSPTHTRQVAFTLAMNTWPDYHLLTLCDRSQAWQPHRPKASQYEHREYQPSHWLEIALDAIPDPIFLKDAQGRWQLVNQAALDLLQLTRSDYQGHTDAELAEQMPFYREALLACIGSDEAAWAQQGLCRTEVAIPQPTGEMRTFDIYKVPLFHVDGTRRGIVVVGHDISDRKQAETNLRRYERIVAAIPDGMALVDRTYHYQAINQTYLDWHQKTAEQVVGHPVTEILGEECFNRVIKAYLDNALAGQVVHYQEWFTYPSLGPQFMGVTYAPCTEESGAIAGVVIYQRILTELKRTEMTLQQLAKRESLLATINNRMRQSLDLKSILQTVVTEVRTFLQTDRVLVYRFNASGNGTVIAESVADGWLSLAGFMIGDPCLQEDRLLATLAQGEPRNIPDVGCSRLNACYLEMLSQFQVRANLALPLLQGQRVWGLLIAHHCRSPRHWQSEEIDLLKQLSGQLAIAIQQSELYRQVQDLNQDLEHQVRVRTAELQQAIQFEGLVKRITDKVRDSLDEQQILQTVVQELAQGMAIEGCNTGIYNKTYTTSTITNEFIKNLKNIQGTTIALTTAAYADIYAHLLQGKTCIFGELSPNSLRSQTRLFAILACPIADDQNILGDLWIFKDRSASFNDQEIRLVQQVASQCAIALRQARLYQAAQAQVAELERLNQLKDDFLSTVSHELRTPMSNIKMATQMLEIQLTRLGMLGKDATQEAHTAQVNRYFTILQEECQREITLINDLLDLTRLDASLEPLHIIPIELRAWIYLITEPFNYLLRSHQQTLEIAIPPTLTLETDITYLERILRELLNNACKYTPPGEIIRITAQEMETVSGTTVELRISNRGIEIPAAEYERIFERFYRIPSQDRWQHGGTGLGLALVKRLVERLGSIIWVESASNHTHFVICLPAHPSASQPVA
- a CDS encoding PAS domain S-box protein, with the protein product MTGAFPSLESVLESVAAIAHALAQSTDLAAHLNEMLERVRDTLHVDRVILYHLLPEGEGVVQAEVVNSPWRPIVEPLMPDLDLAQSWLECLQQGQVRSIADAYVAAMPACQRALLKRHQVWAKVVVPVLTNDLTLWGALIVHQCRGPRQWQSLEIQYLQQVAMHLGMALSDCADGDAAQVESGRQRALLPRLSPTIVPLAPTALADAGNAGNPIDPIDPIDQSHYPHLRQSNQADLRLPEKVTAGAGDRGWEGDHACPTAMSPNDPPAISGDAVWDWDLASNTMVMYRRQSSPEGHTDTEIRFTYGEWAQRIHPDDRGRVIAAVDQYLHDWHEGTHPFRSEYRFEVEAGSYCWVQVQGEVVDRTVAGEPLRMIGTNTDITAQKQTEIALQESQTQLEILFNSLEDFVFVADAAGHILRANRIAQTWLGYTEAELKTLTILDLHPPEQRSEVVAIVAEMLAGQRTLCRIPVLTKDGTEIAVETRVALGSWENRPALFGICRDVSDRVAAEQTLREQEAFLRSIYDGCDVSIFVVDVLSDGHFRYAGLNPAHERLTGIRNQDIQGQTPEAFFPPSVAAAVRSHYRSCVLAGQPIVYEECLPFQGQDTWWLTKLTPLRDATGRIYRLIGTSIDISDRVRIEAALYESQQKYQILFQTLPIGVSITDAQGQLIEVNPASERILGIDAAEHLRRDFDAPNWQIIRPDGSPMPPEEYASVRALRENVPVENVEMGVVQPSGQVRWLNVSAAPIPLEQYGVAITYVDVTDRKRMDQHLRDRDEMLRKLLQQVPGVVYQYRLYPDGRCCFPYASEGIREIYEVTPEQVREDASVILTRLHPDDVKWVVDGIWQSFHNLTLWHDEYRVILPEKGVQWREGHAMPEKLADGSVLWHGYICDITARKQTEAQVQYEFQRERMIHFIDYHIRASLDLTQILQTTVEEVRQFLDTDRVIIYRFTADWHGVVLAESVAAGWLPILSLEITDSCFVETQGSTYHDNHVNAVNDIYSVGFSECHIEMLERLQVRAKLVVPIIHSGRLWGLLIAHHCQGPRWWEAIEGRLLQQLAGQLAIAIQQAELHQQVNVLNATLDRQVQERTAQLQQALDFEARLKRITDKVRDSLDEHQILQTAVEELAQGLQVEACDTGIYNADHTQSTIAHEVNTHLAPAVGKTFNIANAPCPEIYPYLFRGESCQFCGVGPNPLASPSAATGAWQQRLTILACPIVDDQGVLGDIWLFKPHTSVFNEQEVRLVQQVANQCAIALRQSRLYQAAQAQVEELERLNRLKDDFLSTVSHELRTPMSNIKLSTQMLDLLLQQAGMRDDYDRYLSILKSETEREIRLINDLLWLTRLEAETEPLMPTAIDLRYFLPQIAQRFQDRAQQQQQQFHLEIPEAIPLLITDLAYLERSLTELLDNAFKHTPAGETIQLGVQTTATTVILQVKNSGVEIPIIEHDRIFNTFYRIPNANPWKHSGTGLGLALVKKLVESLGGTLTLDSQQNWTTFSLHLPWSV
- a CDS encoding DUF3611 family protein → MFLEHPAPGPRRLAVEFRWMGWLGFWLQSLLGFVPILLLIFALFLYQRPNRGTVGIGDVLAFACLIALLFTIYWCFRYTRVAIDLEDLNFRPRRMDVIRTLWVGLLSNAAGMLCAVLIGMGKAGTLLTTMLSLPPGAITLTTPVEGGTLLNRGPVITVLDMVAMQAVINTIAAELVGILVALWLLYRLGYQQS
- a CDS encoding PspA/IM30 family protein translates to MKKFIYWLMGEKAGRTIVGTWNWLWGLPVESGGAVAVSVAEESLQSMQESVQKLAQAVATQVAAYERAKQKYEQKAKEMANLEQQAMIAQQGGNEEAARLAMAKVIQIEQLLPQLEAQVQQADQFVKASKDKLNRERMKLEQYKADMQNMKDLAEINEALAAIAKVNNEFDIGSARSQFESAKNAVQRRNLQQKALAEISENPAEQLQADLEQMSLDQEVARRLQQMSGHSEAAKLPQDQGKN